Proteins encoded by one window of Aspergillus puulaauensis MK2 DNA, chromosome 4, nearly complete sequence:
- a CDS encoding oxygenase MpaB family protein (COG:S;~EggNog:ENOG410Q2VJ;~InterPro:IPR018713;~PFAM:PF09995;~antiSMASH:Cluster_4.3) has translation MSHTEVPTNTSTMLFDAKGDDDQISPVSSHTPSQAQQATQSPAPAQPNTKDFNHPNLAALDDLQVLPKILREGILFVASGPALLLQAAKPGASQVSNSNLTTELTTAFHATITYIACLVFGTREEKAALLGRIRLGQPPLLTSQGLTRPDADSQLWLVATLYATATDFYQRIYGTVDYPTAEAGFAEFSTVLRHLTPTVLAQGSWPSSRNQFWKYWDEQVEGLRVSDEAQRFAAELPSRANELPGGVGYMKPFLRSLTIEMLPEKVREGYGLQSTAGTRTMYSTTIGLLKPCYPVLPKTWRSSPVKYYLEELRNQINA, from the coding sequence ATGTCGCACACCGAAGTCCctaccaacaccagcacaaTGCTGTTTGACGCAAAGGGGGACGACGACCAAATCTCCCCTGTCTCGTCGCACACCCCGAGTCAAGCACAACAGGCAACACAatctccagcaccagcacaaCCCAACACCAAAGACTTCAACCACCCCAACCTCGCAGCTCTCGACGACCTCCAAGTCCTCCCTAAAATTCTCCGGGAGggcatcctcttcgtcgcatCGGGCCCTGCACTCCTGCTGCAAGCCGCGAAGCCAGGCGCAAGCCAAGTCAGCAACTCTAACCTCACCACTGAACTCACCACAGCCTTCCATGCAACAATCACCTACATCGCCTGCCTCGTCTTCGGCACGCGCGAGGAAAAAGCAGCGCTACTAGGTCGCATTCGCCTCGGCCAACCGCCGCTCCTCACATCTCAGGGTCTCACACGGCCCGACGCAGATTCGCAGCTCTGGCTCGTCGCGACCCTCTACGCAACAGCGACAGACTTCTACCAGCGAATCTATGGCACAGTAGACTACCCGACCGCAGAGGCGGGCTTCGCTGAGTTCTCGACGGTCCTGCGACACCTGACGCCAACTGTGTTGGCGCAGGGGTCGTGGCCCTCCTCGCGCAACCAGTTCTGGAAGTACTGGGACGAGCAGGTCGAAGGCCTGCGTGTATCTGACGAGGCGCAAAGATTCGCAGCTGAGCTACCATCGCGCGCGAACGAGTTACCCGGTGGAGTTGGCTACATGAAGCCGTTCCTCAGGTCTCTGACGATTGAGATGCTCCCAGAGAAAGTGCGGGAGGGGTATGGGCTGCAGAGCACGGCTGGGACGAGAACGATGTATTCGACTACGATTGGGCTACTGAAGCCCTGTTATCCAGTGCTGCCGAAGACGTGGAGGTCTTCTCCTGTGAAGTACTATTTGGAGGAGCTGAGGAATCAGATTAATGCGTAG
- a CDS encoding bZIP transcription factor (COG:S;~EggNog:ENOG410PRCU;~InterPro:IPR021833;~PFAM:PF11905;~antiSMASH:Cluster_4.3), with protein MALAVQSKSPNSAQPQWASDPNSGSPVSVETGDNWTGLGDPKERRKRQNRINQRAFRQRRRELQKKSTIQEQIEEMIAKGEVTLLPRSSQSTSSPSTVSPSSATSNNSPRTATWERRMCFLGDEIDKLLERFSDRAVESYVLGSPSADHLLTLCKVNVFRAFISNMHTLGMSPGPEWMEDDALSPFSTALPGYITQDKLPDSLRPTSLQSSTLHHPWLDFFPFPQIRNNLISAGDFDDHPLCLDIMGFWNVTDEACGLLVWGEPTDPRNWEVSENFIRRWPWVVAGCRELLWSTNRWRSSRGEKMIFRYL; from the exons ATGGCATTGGCGGTACAGAGCAAGTCTCCTAATTCCGCGCAACCCCAATGGGCCTCCGATCCCAACAGCGGCAGCCCCGTCTCTGTCGAGACTGGGGACAATTGGACTGGACTGGGCGATCCCAAGGAGCGCCGCAAGAGACAGAACCGGATTAACCAGCGCGCTTTCC GACAACGGAGACGCGAGTTACAAAAGAAATCAACAATCCAGGAGCAGATCGAAGAAATGATTGCCAAGGGTGAAGTCACACTACTCCCGCGATCGTCACaatcgacatcatcgccatcaacagtatctccttcatccgccacgagcaacaacagcccaaGGACCGCCACCTGGGAGCGCAGGATGTGTTTTCTCGGCGATGAAATCGACAAGCTTCTCGAGCGTTTCAGCGACAGAGCCGTTGAAAGCTATGTTCTCGGATCACCGTCCGCAGACCACCTTCTAACCCTCTGCAAAGTCAACGTCTTCCGCGCCTTTATAAGCAACATGCACACTCTGGGAATGTCGCCGGGTCCcgagtggatggaggacGATGCACTCTCTCCGTTTAGCACAGCGCTCCCGGGGTATATCACCCAGGACAAACTCCCGGATAGTCTCCGTCCTACATCGCTTCAATCTTCAACGCTGCACCACCCTTGGTTGGATTTCTTCCCATTTCCTCAGATACGGAACAATTTGATAAGCGCAGGGGACTTTGATGACCACCCGCTGTGTCTTGATATCATGGGGTTCTGGAATGTGACAGACGAGGCTTGTGGGCTATTAGTATGGGGGGAGCCTACTGACCCTCGGAACTGGGAGGTGTCAGAGAACTTTATACGGCGATGGCCGTGGGTTGTTGCGGGGTGCCGTGAACTACTGTGGTCGACGAATCGATGGCGGAGCTCTCGAGGGGAGAAGATGATATTTCGGTACCTATAA
- a CDS encoding uncharacterized protein (COG:O;~EggNog:ENOG410PVDJ;~InterPro:IPR033964,IPR017795,IPR012148;~MEROPS:MER0126987;~PFAM:PF11991;~antiSMASH:Cluster_4.3;~go_function: GO:0016765 - transferase activity, transferring alkyl or aryl (other than methyl) groups [Evidence IEA];~go_process: GO:0009820 - alkaloid metabolic process [Evidence IEA]) → MANPPQDKGTSHEATPIPPFDALSKYVSPPTNDQEQWWHHTGSLLGRMLQSAQYPLDQQYQYLKFFEGQVSPRLGPYPSRFRSNVTVSGDPVELSVNYQQRGGTRPIVRIGFEAMDSYSGSKIDPFNQLPASDVIRGLSRLELKGFDPHLFAYFGFRHTLTKEETDRLADPELAGRTLLRSQYGFGLDLKNGSVVVKGYTFPGLKTVASGQSISELVTDSISQLSQPKASCADAWETVKGYMAETSSFNQFHVWSWDYVDPSLSRLKFYSVSNEFTWRKVEEVWTVNKLLAADPVNIEGLKYLRQLWDIIQPSDSERKVIEDRPAYIREHETPLLWNYEMTPGSPIPYAKPYFSMHGINDLACVENLARFFEVAGLKDLAASYPGIVKAYFPEHDLAKTSHLVMWVSYAYSEKTGIYLSVYYHSSGDVPVSSRA, encoded by the exons ATGGCCAACCCACCGCAGGATAAGGGCACCAGTCATGAAGCCACGCCCATCCCTCCATTCGATGCTCTAAGCAAATACGTCTCCCCGCCAACAAACGACCAAGAACAATGGTGGCATCATACCGGCTCTCTGCTAGGCCGAATGCTTCAATCCGCCCAATACCCACTCGATCAGCAATACCAGTACCTCAAATTCTTCGAAGGACAAGTCTCTCCGCGGCTAGGACCCTATCCATCTCGGTTTCGCTCCAACGTCACAGTCAGCGGAGATCCCGTCGAACTAAGCGTGAACTACCAGCAGCGTGGAGGCACGCGGCCCATTGTACGTATCGGGTTCGAGGCTATGGATTCATATTCTGGAAGTAAGATAGACCCGTTCAATCAGCTTCCTGCTTCGGACGTCATCAGGGGCCTATCGAGACTGGAGCTGAAGGGGTTCGATCCGCACCTGTTTGCGTATTTCGGGTTCAGACACACCCTTaccaaggaggagacggACCGCCTAGCCGACCCTGAGCTGGCCGGCAGAACCCTTTTAAGATCGCAGTACGGATTCGGACTCGATTTGAAGAACGGGAGTGTTGTTGTTAAGGGATATACCTTCCCGGGGCTGAAGACGGTAGCATCCGGCCAGAGCATAAGTGAGCTGGTAACCGACTCGATCAGCCAGCTTTCACAGCCCAAGGCAAGCTGCGCCGATGCCTGGGAGACTGTAAAGGGCTATATGGCTGAGACGAGTTCCTTCAATCAGTTCCATGTTTGGTCCTGGGACTACGTCGACCCTTCCTTGTCCCGACTCAAGTTCTACTCGGTATCTAATGAGTTCACATGGCGcaaggtcgaggaagtcTGGACGGTCAATAAACTCCTTGCAGCAGATCCTGTGAATATCGAAGGCCTGAAATATCTGCGCCAGCTGTGGGATATTATCCAGCCTAGCGATTCGGAAAGAAAGGTGATAGAGGACCGTCCGGCATATATTAGGGAGCACGAGACACCGCTGCTGTGGAACTATGAAATGACGCCCGGGAGTCCGATCCCATATGCCAAGCCGTATTTCTCAATGCATGGGATTAATGATTTAGCCTGTGTTGAAAACTTGGCTAGGTTCTTTGAGGTTGCTGGCTTGAAGGATTTGGCTGCTTCTTACCCTGGCATTGTCAAGGCGTACTT TCCGGAACACGATCTAGCAAAGACGTCGCATTTGGTGATGTGGGTGTCGTATGCGTACTCGGAGAAGACGGGGATTTATCTGAGCGTCTATTATCATTCTTCTGGGGATGTGCCGGTCTCTTCTCGAGCCTAA
- a CDS encoding RNA recognition motif domain-containing protein (COG:A;~EggNog:ENOG410PQX4;~InterPro:IPR000504,IPR012677,IPR035979;~PFAM:PF00076;~antiSMASH:Cluster_4.3;~go_function: GO:0003676 - nucleic acid binding [Evidence IEA]): MSKLYVGNLSWGTNTDSLHQVFSEFGTVVDAIVMTDRETGRSRGFGFVTFSNETEAEGAMNSLNDQEVDGRRIRVNKADGGRR, encoded by the exons ATGTCCAAGCTCTACGTCGG AAACCTCTCATGGGGAACCAACACCGATTCCCTCCACCAGGTCTTTTCCGAGTTCGGTACTGTTGTTGACGCT ATCGTCATGACAGACCGTGAAACCGGCCGCAGCCGTGGCTTCGGGTTCGTCACCTTCTCCAATGAAACGGAGGCCGAAGGAGCGATGAACAGCTTGAACGACCAAga GGTTGATGGTAGACGTATCAGGGTGAACAAAGCTGATGGTGGCCGTCGGTAA
- a CDS encoding uncharacterized protein (antiSMASH:Cluster_4.3) yields the protein MASNRCSGHVTFNEVYNGAISEWPENLPGYICKAPPVGPESAPRLAQCCSGHVYNITSPTSPDDPAYPVTCATLCQVDPAFDAKNESNPFGWSDFFMCLSDGGKPDSGIVNCGTVTVKGEPAPTSFSSTPSGTWLQDWTTYWTYETYSDYMFTYWMEVDDYATADGEHTTKTVDGAASTSATTTATTNPPSGTAASTSSGTDASSTVELSSSSSIDQDA from the coding sequence ATGGCCTCCAACCGCTGCTCGGGCCATGTTACCTTCAATGAAGTCTACAACGGAGCCATCTCAGAATGGCCCGAAAACCTCCCAGGATACATCTGCAAAGCACCACCAGTAGGCCCCGAAAGCGCGCCTCGCCTAGCTCAATGCTGCTCAGGACACGTCTACAACATCACCTCGCCAACCTCCCCCGATGACCCAGCTTACCCGGTCACCTGTGCCACCCTCTGCCAGGTCGACCCAGCATTTGACGCGAAGAACGAGAGCAACCCGTTCGGGTGGTCCGACTTCTTCATGTGCCTGAGCGATGGCGGAAAACCTGATAGCGGGATTGTTAATTGCGGCACTGTGACCGTCAAAGGGGAGCCAGCGCCTACCTCGTTCTCGTCTACGCCGTCTGGAACCTGGTTGCAGGATTGGACGACGTACTGGACTTATGAGACTTACTCTGATTATATGTTTACGTACTGGATGGAGGTGGACGATTATGCTACTGCTGATGGAGAACATACGACGAAGACTGTGGATGGGGCTGCCTCTACCTCTGCAACTACGACTGCTACGACCAATCCTCCATCCGGAACGGCGGCGTCGACTTCGTCTGGGACGGATGCGTCTTCGACTGTTGAATtatcatcgtcgtcttctaTTGATCAAGATGCATAA
- the CAM1_2 gene encoding translation elongation factor EF1B gamma (COG:T;~EggNog:ENOG410Q1BI;~InterPro:IPR011992,IPR002048,IPR018247;~PFAM:PF00036,PF13499,PF13405,PF12763,PF08976, PF13202,PF13833;~antiSMASH:Cluster_4.3;~go_function: GO:0005509 - calcium ion binding [Evidence IEA]), translating into MAASLSQDQISQYRDVFKIFDKDGNGHITAEELGEIMGSLGQNPTETELKDMVDELDLDRTGTIDFDEFLVMMSRKVKDADPEAELRGAFEVFDQDKNGTISADELRKVLTSIGDDVTDADVDEMLKLADVNGDGSIDYQEFVRLMSQN; encoded by the exons ATG GCCGCCTCGCTCAGCCAAGACCAAATCTCCCAGTACCGGGAtgtcttcaagatcttc GATAAAGATGGAAACG GACACATAACTGCCGAGGAACTTGGCGAAATCATGGGCTCTCTCGGCCAAAATCCTACCGAGACCGAGTTGAAGGATATGGTCGATGAGCTGGATTTGGACCGGACTGGGACCATTGATTTTGATG AATTCCTCGTCATGATGTCTCGCAAAGTCAAAGACGCGGACCCCGAGGCAGAGCTCCGCGGGGCCTTTGAAGTGTTTGATCAGGACAAGAACGGCACTATCAGTGCAGATGAGCTCCGGAAGGTGTTGACATCTATCGGGGACGATGTTACGGATGCGGATGTCGATGAGATGTTGAAGCTGGCAGATGTTAATGGCGATGGAAGTATCGATT ACCAGGAATTTGTGAGGTTGATGTCGCAGAATTGA